From Debaryomyces hansenii CBS767 chromosome C complete sequence, a single genomic window includes:
- a CDS encoding DEHA2C06358p (similar to uniprot|P23293 Saccharomyces cerevisiae YPR161c SGV1 ser/thr protein kinase) produces MECPEPSESVIPNDQSTKSCSIKLQPMNRFRDMSKLRNYEIIQKLGQGTFGVVQKARNIKTKELVALKQLINHSAKEGFPITAMREITILKKLNHKNILKIIDMIYEEPKISNPQDILHQRGCFYTVSPYMCSDLVGLLENPNINLEVSHIKCFMEQLLHGIQYIHEQMFLHRDIKAANILIDRNGTLKIADFGLARVYHGSPPKFMSGPGGGERAYTGLVVTRWYRPPELLLGERRYTTAVDMWGIGCVFGELFTRKPILVGKTDSHQAQLIFDLVGPPNSISWSEATSLPNKHDLNIGLTCQRSLESKFAPLMNPDGINLLSGLLTLDPYKRFNALDALNHNYFKNEPLPMKPQELPKFEECHEIDKERFKLLREKKNNIHEANKIPKAHFPKGPGEYNNSNNYPRNRNGSFPLALPKQPKFYNQHQQEAHVPQQMHTDTYIPKKRDDKPGANAPQKESSEPITSYQSLRDRSPRREGHISRKPSTTNSNNISSNSSASNVGGTLSNPTHQKNRPNAKASAGIFMTNSRKQRPKPNPQSSSRNVSDQFKKRKLLPDEQNESDLTDFDEDVKDSKQLDSFLDWDTFTRSPENRKLQHEKKQFETKYS; encoded by the coding sequence ATGGAGTGTCCTGAACCTAGTGAATCAGTAATACCGAATGACcaatcaacaaaatcttGCTCGATTAAGTTGCAACCCATGAATAGGTTTCGTGATATGAGCAAATTGCGTAATTatgaaatcattcaaaagTTGGGCCAAGGGACATTTGGGGTAGTTCAAAAAGccagaaatattaaaacGAAGGAACTAGTTGCATTGAAACAGTTAATAAACCATTCAGCAAAAGAGGGATTTCCAATAACGGCTATGAGAGAAATTAccattttgaagaaattaaatcacaagaatattttgaaaataatagatATGATATATGAAGAGCCGAAAATTTCAAACCCCCAGGATATACTTCATCAGCGTGGTTGTTTTTACACGGTTTCTCCTTATATGTGCTCTGATTTAGTTGGCTTATTGGAGAATCCCAATATAAATCTTGAAGTATCTCATATTAAATGTTTTATGGAACAATTATTGCATGGTATTCAGTACATTCATGAGCAAATGTTTTTACACAGAGATATAAAGGCAGCAAATATTCTCATTGACCGTAATGGAACATTAAAGATTGCTGATTTTGGTTTGGCAAGAGTATATCATGGGTCCCCTCCAAAATTCATGAGTGGACCTGGTGGTGGTGAGAGAGCTTATACTGGGCTTGTTGTAACGAGGTGGTACAGGCCTCCGGAATTATTGTTAGGAGAGAGAAGGTATACTACTGCAGTTGATATGTGGGGTATTGGGTGTGTTTTTGGTGAATTATTTACGCGGAAACCAATACTTGTTGGTAAGACCGATTCACATCAAGCGCAACTTATATTCGACTTGGTTGGACCTCCAAATTCTATAAGCTGGTCAGAAGCTACAAGTTTACCAAATAAAcatgatttaaatattggTTTAACGTGCCAAAGAAGCTTAGAATCAAAATTTGCACCTTTAATGAATCCTGATGGAATTAATTTGTTATCTGGCTTGTTAACTCTTGATCCATATAAAAGATTCAATGCATTGGATGCATTGAATCATAActatttcaaaaatgaaCCATTGCCAATGAAACCACAAGAATTACCAAAGTTCGAAGAATGTCATGAGATAGATAAAGAGAGGTTTAAATTACTaagagaaaagaagaataatattcaCGAAGCCAACAAAATTCCCAAAGCACACTTTCCAAAAGGCCCAGGTGAAtacaataattcaaataactATCCTAGAAACCGAAATGGTAGCTTCCCTTTAGCATTACCAAAACAACCAAAGTTTTATaatcaacatcaacaaGAAGCACACGTACCTCAACAAATGCATACTGATACATATATACCTAAAAAAAGGGATGATAAGCCCGGCGCCAATGCTCCTCAAAAAGAATCAAGTGAGCCGATAACCTCGTACCAGAGTTTGAGAGATAGGTCTCCGAGAAGAGAAGGTCATATATCTCGAAAGCCTTCTACGAcaaattccaataatatcTCGTCTAATTCGTCTGCATCAAATGTCGGTGGTACCTTATCTAATCCTACTCATCAAAAAAATCGCCCAAATGCCAAGGCATCTGCTGGTATATTCATGACAAACTCAAGGAAACAAAGACCCAAACCGAATCCGCAGTCATCTTCAAGAAATGTTTCTGACCAATTTAAGAAACGTAAACTCCTTCCTGACGAGCAGAATGAAAGTGATTTAACGGATTTTGACGAAGACGTCAAGGATAGTAAGCAGTTAGATTCGTTTCTAGACTGGGATACGTTCACAAGGTCACCCGAAAATAGGAAACTACAACATGAGAAGAAGCAGTTCGAAACAAAATATAGTTGA